A genomic window from Punica granatum isolate Tunisia-2019 chromosome 2, ASM765513v2, whole genome shotgun sequence includes:
- the LOC116196025 gene encoding regulator of nonsense transcripts UPF2, with the protein MEHQDGEQHSKQDDEEAAARLEEFKKSIEAKMALRQSNLNPERPDSGFLRSLDSSIKRNTAVIKKLKQINEEQREGLMDELRSVNLSKFVSEAVTAICDAKLRSSDIQAAVQICSLLHRRYKDFSPSLVQGLLKIFFPGKSADDADADRNLKAMKKRSTLKLLLELYFVGVIEDSSIFVNIIKDLTSLEHLKDRDTTQSNLALLASFARQGRVFLGLPLSGQEVYEEFFKGLNITAEHKKIFRKAFHAYYEAAVELLHSEHASLRQMEHENAKILNARGELSDENVTSYERLRKSYDHLYRNISSLAEALDMQPPVIPEDGHTTRVSSGEDASSPVAGKDSSAVEALWDDEDTRAFYENLPDLRAFVPAVLLGEAEPKVNEPSSKTQEQPNELASESEQGQTSGQDTSEVSGDVGASHESKSSEKGKDKEDKDKEKPKDKEEKDKEKTKDLDKEKGKEKDTERKGEHEKEKVKGSEGTTLDALLQRLPGCVSRDLIDQLTVDFCYINSKSNRKRLVRALFNVPRTSLELLPYYSRMVATLSTCMKDVSTMLLQMLEEEFNFLINKKDQMNIETKIRNIRFIGELCKFRIAPAGLVFSCLKACLDDFTHHNIDVACNLLETCGRFLYRSPETTVRMANMLEILMRLKNVKNLDPRHSTLVENAYYLCKPPERPARVSKVRPPLYQYIRKLLFSDLDKSTIEHVLRQLRKLPWRECEAYLLKCFMKVHRGKYGQIHLIASLTAGLSRYHDEFAVAVVDEVLEEIRLGLEVNDYGMQQKRVAHMRFLGELYNYEHVDSSVIFDTLYLILVFGHDTAEQDALDPPEDCFRIRLVITLLQTCGHYFDRGSSKRKLDRFLIHFQRYILGKGALPLDVEFDLQDLFAELRPNMTRYASIEEVNAALIELEEHERTASAEKASSASHSDAEKRSSIRTASNTSASTNGRSNENGAEENGELHEEVMESDSDLASGSTDEEDLDDENHDDSEEDDDEDDDRGGGGPASAEEDEVHVRQKVPEVDPVEEANFEEELRAVMQESMEQRRQELRGRPSLNMMIPMNVFEGSAKDHGRGAMGGESGDEGQDEEGGVSKEVPVKVLVKRGNKQQTKQMFIPWDCSLVQSTKQKEAAELEEKQDIKRLVLEYNDREEEELNGLGSQTMNWGQQGGSGRVSGRGSNWDGAGPRSGGTRYRHQNYFGGGGGYYGRRR; encoded by the exons ATGGAACACCAGGATGGCGAACAGCACAGCAAGCAGGATGATGAG GAAGCTGCCGCTCGTCTTGAAGAATTTAAGAAGTCAATTGAGGCAAAAATGGCTCTTCGTCAAAGCAATTTGAATCCAGAAAGGCCTG ACTCGGGTTTCCTCAGATCGCTGGATTCAAGCATTAAGCGAAATACAGCTGTAATTAAGAAACTAAAGCAGATAAATGAAGAGCAGCGAGAAGGATTGATGGATGAGCTGCGAAGTGTAAACCTGAGCAAATTCGTTAGTGAGGCAGTTACAGCAATATGTGATGCCAAACTAAGAAGCTCTGACATACAAGCAGCAGTTCAG ATATGCTCGCTGCTTCATCGGAGATACAAAGACTTCTCACCAAGTTTGGTTCAAGGActcctaaaaatattttttcctgGAAAATCTGCAGATGATGCAGATGCAGATAGGAACTTGAAGGCCATGAAAAAGCGCAGCACTCTCAAGTTGCTTTTGGAGCTTTACTTTGTCGGGGTTATTGAAGACAGCAGCATTTTTGTCAATATCATTAAGGATCTGACTAGTTTAGAACACTTGAAGGATCGGGATACTACTCAATCTAATTTGGCTCTCCTTGCTAGTTTCGCTCGTCAAGGGAGAGTGTTTTTAGGTCTTCCACTATCTGGGCAAGAAGTTTATGAGGAG TTTTTTAAGGGACTCAATATTACTGCAGAGCACaagaaaattttcagaaaagcATTTCACGCATATTACGAAGCCGCCGTGGAACTACTTCATTCTGAGCATGCT TCACTACGCCAAATGGAGcatgaaaatgcaaaaattcTGAATGCTAGAGGGGAGCTCAGTGATGAAAATGTCACTTCTTATGAACGGCTGCGAAAATCTTACGATCATTTATATCGTAATATATCATC ATTAGCAGAAGCACTCGATATGCAGCCTCCAGTAATACCCGAGGATGGTCATACAACAAGGGTTTCCAGTGGAGAGGATGCTTCTTCTCCTGTTGCTGGGAAAGATTCATCAGCAGTGGAAGCATTGTGGGATGACGAAGACACTCGAGCTTTCTACGAGAACTTACCTGATCTCAG AGCTTTTGTTCCAGCAGTGCTGTTGGGGGAAGCAGAGCCCAAGGTCAATGAGCCATCGTCAAAGACTCAAGAGCAGCCAAAT GAACTGGCTTCTGAATCAGAGCAAGGTCAAACAAGTGGCCAAGATACTTCAGAGGTTTCTGGAGATGTTGGAGCTTCACATGAGAGTAAAAGCTCTGAGAAGGGAAAAGACAAAGAAGACAAGGATAAAGAAAAGCCCAAGGATAAAGAAGAGAAGGATAAGGAGAAGACAAAGGATTTGGacaaagagaaagggaaagaaaaagatactGAAAGAAAGGGGGAACATGAGAAGGAGAAGGTTAAAGGCTCCGAAGGGACAACTCTGGATGCCCTGCTGCAGAGGCTACCAGGCTGTGTGAGCAGGGATCTTATTGATCAGCTAACT GTGGATTTCTGttatataaattcaaaatctaACAGAAAGAGGCTTGTGAGGGCATTATTCAATGTTCCAAGGACGTCGCTGGAACTGCTTCCCTACTACTCACGAATGGTTGCCACACTATCGACTTGCATGAAGGATGTGTCTACTATGCTTCTACAGATGTTGGAAGAGGAGTTCAATTTCCTTATAAATAAGAAG GACCAAATGAACATTGAAACCAAGATCAGAAACATCAGATTCATTGGAGAACTCTGCAAGTTTAGGATAGCTCCTGCAGGCCTTGTTTTTAGTTGTCTAAAG GCGTGTCTAGATGATTTCACTCATCACAACATTGACGTTGCATGCAATCTTTTGGAGACTTGTGGTCGGTTTCTATATCGATCTCCTGAAACCACTGTTCGCATGGCTAATATGTTGGAGATACTGATGCGCCtgaaaaatgttaaaaatttgGATCCTCGCCATAGCACTCTTGTAGAAAATGCTTACTATCTATGCAAACCACCTGAAAGACCTGCTCGGGTCTCAAAGGTCCGCCCACCTTTGTATCAG TATATTAGGAAATTGCTCTTCTCAGACCTTGACAAATCTACAATCGAGCATGTACTACGTCAACTTCGGAAATTGCCCTGGCGTGAATGTGAAGCATATCTTTTGAAATGTTTTATGAAGGTCCACCGAGGAAAATATGGTCAGATTCACTTGATTGCTTCTCTAACTGCCGGTTTAAGCCGCTATCATGATGAATTTGCTGTTGCGGTTGTTGATGAG GTCTTGGAGGAAAtacgcttaggccttgaagtGAACGACTATGGGATGCAACAGAAGCGAGTTGCTCATATGCGCTTCTTAGGAGAACTGTATAATTATGAACACGTGGATTCATCTGTCATATTTGATACTTTGTACTTGATTCTCGTTTTCGGCCATGACACAGCCGAG CAAGATGCCCTGGATCCTCCAGAAGACTGCTTCCGCATTAGGTTGGTTATCACGCTTCTTCAGACTTGTGGCCATTACTTCGACCGTGGCTCATCTAAAAGGAAACTCGATCGGTTTTTAATACATTTCCAGCGGTATATTCTTGGCAAAGGTGCTTTGCCGTTGGATGTCGAATTTGACTTGCAG GACTTGTTTGCTGAGCTGAGACCCAATATGACTAGATATGCCTCCATTGAAGAAGTCAATGCGGCACTTATTGAACTTGAGGAACATGAGCGCACTGCTTCTGCTGAGAAGGCCAGCAGCGCTTCTCACTCGGATGCTGAAAAGCGTTCTTCCATCAGAACTGCTTCCAACACTAGTGCCTCAACAAACGGGCGAAGCaatgagaatggagctgagGAAAATGGAGAGTTGCATGAGGAGGTCATGGAAAGTGATAGTGATTTAGCTAGTGGCTCTACTGATGAGGAGGATCTAGATGATGAGAATCATGATGATAGTgaggaggatgatgatgaggatgatgataGAGGTGGAGGTGGACCTGCTTCAGCTGAGGAGGATGAAGTCCATGTAAGGCAGAAGGTGCCTGAGGTAGATCCTGTGGAAGAGGCCAATTTTGAGGAGGAACTCAGGGCTGTGATGCAG GAGAGCATGGAGCAGCGGAGGCAAGAGCTTCGGGGCCGGCCGAGTCTGAACATGATGATTCCCATGAACGTGTTCGAGGGTTCTGCCAAGGACCATGGAAGAGGAGCTATGGGAGGTGAGAGTGGTGACGAAGGACAGGACGAGGAAGGTGGAGTGAGCAAGGAAGTGCCTGTTAAGGTCCTCGTCAAGAGAGGGAACAAGCAGCAGACCAAGCAGATGTTCATCCCATGGGACTGCTCACTCGTGCAGAGCACAAAGCAGAAGGAAGCTGCCGAACTTGAGGAGAAGCAGGACATAAAGAGGCTTGTGTTGGAGTACAATGacagggaggaggaggagcttaACGGGCTAGGGTCCCAGACGATGAACTGGGGCCAGCAGGGTGGGTCGGGAAGGGTCTCAGGCCGGGGGAGCAACTGGGACGGTGCTGGACCCAGGAGTGGAGGGACCCGGTACCGGCATCAGAACTACTTCGGGGGCGGTGGAGGGTACTATGGCCGTAGGAGATGA